GCATCACGATCGCTGCGGCGGCCGACGTAGATCGGACCGCGCGACACATTCACCGGCAGACTGCGCGAGGCGGACTCCTCGGCGACGCGCCGGCCGTCGACGTAGAGCGCGACCGTCCTGCCGTCGTAAACGCCGGCCAGGAACACCCATCGATCCACCGGCATCAATTCGCTCGCGCCCACGTGAATCGGCTTGTGTTGCCCCTTCTGCATCACGACGAAGGCCGGATGCTCGTCAAATATCTCCAGCGAGTAGGACGCGACGTCATAGCACTTGTGCACGATCGCCTGACGCTCGCGGCTGTTGAGCCGGACCCATGCAGCGACGGTCAGCCGGTTGCCGATCTGATTCAGTGCGTCATCGGCGTCGAGGGTCAGATAGCCGCGGCCGTCGAGCACGAGACTGCGATCGTCGTCTGGGTCGGCGATGTGGGCCGTGCCGTTGAAGGACGCGCGGCGAAGGCCGATCAGATCGATCGCCCGCCCGTCCTCCGCCGCATCGAACCGCCAGTACGCCACGGGATTCATGAGCAGCACGTCATCCGAGAAATTGCGGGCGACGCCGGCGCTGATCTGTCGCACATCGCCCGCCGCGAGCACATACTGGTTGTCGCGCGTCTCCAGCCGCACTTTACCTTCGGTGACGTGCAGCATGCTCACGCCGTCATTGCTGACATCGGCGACGAAGCGCGTGCCCAGATCGACAATGCGTGCATCACCGGCCAACTCCACCACGAAGCCGTGCGCCCGCTCGGGGACATACGCTTCGACGCGCCCGCTCGTGAGCCGCCCGCGATTGGGACCGACCATGCGAAACTCGCAAGGCCCCGCCAGATCGACCACGGCGGTCGAGTTGAACATCACCTGCGCCTTGCCCGAAACGAGGCGAATCGGCCCATGCGACAATTCGTGGCCGAGTTTGGGCGACTCGACCCCGTTTGCGTCGCCGGACTCGTCAAACACCGCATCTTCCAAGTTCGTTAGAATCGCCAACCCCGCCGGCGGCGTTGATCGAGACACGGCATTCGAAGGGCCGGGCGACATGGCGAACCACACTGTCGCCGCCAACGTCACCGCGGCGGCCAGCGCCAATCCCCAGAACCGAACGCCGAACATCGACGCGCGTTTCACGATCACCTGCGGCTCCGTATCCGCGTCTTCGATCTTCGCCAGCGGCGCCGATTCGCTCATCGCATCGTAAATGAGCGCGTGCAGGTGATTGGCGAAGATGAAATCGCGCATTGCCCGATCATCATCGAGCGCGGCGTTGAACAGATCGCGATCGTCGTCGCTCAATGCGCCGTCAAGGAAGTCGTCGATCATGTCCTTGAGCGGACGATTCACTGCGTCGACTCCCATCCCAGACTGGACTGAATGCAGCGTTTGAGCATGTGGCGCGTGCGCTTGAGCAGCGCCCGGATCGCCGCGTCGGTGGTCCGCGCCTGCCGGGCGATTTCGAGCGTGTGCATCGCCTGGTTGTATCGCATGTCCAGCACCTGACGCGCACGGTCAGGAACCTGCTTCAGACATTCACGCAGCGCCTGCTCCATCGACTTGAGTTGCGGCGCCGCTTCGACGTAATTGGCGGTCAATCGGTCGAGCAGATCGGGGGTGAACTGATGACGATCCCGCGCCTGGTCGCGACTGAACTTGAGCAGCTCCAGCTTGGCGATGCCCAAGAGCCATGGCACGAACGGCCGCTGCGGGTCGTAATCCGCCGCTCGCCGCACCGCCACCACCGCGATGCGCTGCGCGACTTCCTCCGATTTCTGAAAGTCCCCCAGAGCCGCGTGCAGATAACCCGTGAGCAAGCGCTGCGACTTGACCCACTCCCGGGCGAGAATTTCCTGAGCTTCCTGCGACATGCTGACTGTCACGCCTCAATACTTTGCCGCTGAATCGAACGAAGAACCTCGCTAGTAAATCTCCCGCTGGACACGGGATGTGACACTTGGCGGGAAGAATTTTTCCGGTCACCGCCGCCTGTTGATTTCAATCGTAACTCTCTCAAGCATCATGGGATACGATCTGCCATGCCGTTCAATTGATGATCGCGGTGGGCGACTCCGCGGGACCGTTATGTCGCGCGTGTGCTGCGCTCGAGCAGGCGCTGAAGCAGGATGAACATCAGGAGGAATCCGCCGATGGCGATCTTCGTCCACCATGTATTGAGGTTGCCTTGGTAGTTGGGGATCGTGGTGATGACGCCGAGGATGAGCACGCCCAGAAGCGTGCCCGCCACGTGCCCGACGCCGCCGGACAGGAGTGTGCCGCCGATGACGACGGCGGCGATGGCGTCGAGTTCCATCAGATAAGCCGCCGAGGCGTCGCCGGCCTGCGTGCCGACGGCGTGGATGATTCCGCCGATCGCGGCGCACAGGCCGCTCAAAGCATAGATGCGGATCGTGGTCGAACCGATAGGCAGGCCCATGAGCATGGCCGACGATTCGCTGCCGCCGATGGCGTAGATGTTGCGTCCGAATCGCGTCATCGATGCGAGCACCATCGCGCCGGCCATCGTGATCATGAACACGATCGCCGGCAAGTTGAAGTCGACGATGCCGAAACGGACAAGCGCATCGAACGCCGGCACGCCGCGGATTTCCAATCGCTTTTGCGGCGTCAGCGCCAGCGCGACGCCGCGTGCGAGGAACATCCCCGCGAGCGTCACGAGGAAAGGCGGCAATCGGAAGCAGCGGATGATCGCGCCCATACCCGCGCCGAATCCCGCGCCCAGCGCCATGACAAGCAACACCGCCGGCACGACCGGCATGTGCCAGACCACCAGACACTTGGCCAGAAAGATGCTCGCCAGCGCGATCACCGCGCCGACGGACAGGTCGATTCCGCCGGAGATGATGACGAACGTCATGCCGATCGCCGCCATGCCCAGCGAAGCGTTCTCCGCGAACATCGAAGTGAACCCGAACCACGAGCAGAACCCCGGATACGCCAGCGATGCGGACGCGTAGAGCACGACAAAGACCAACGCTGTGGCGACAGTCGGCGATCGCATCCATGTCGGCAATCGTTTCATGCCCGCACCTTTCGACGAAACACCATCGACCGCAGCACGTCCGATTGGAACAGGCACACGATGAGCACCACGAGAGCCTTGATGATGAAGTTATATTCGGTGGGGATGCTCTGCCCGCCGAAGCGTGTCATGAGGATCGTCGTCGTGAGCGTTTGAATGATCAGGGCGCCGATGAGCGAGCCGGTGAGCGAGAAACGTCCGCCGACAAGCGGCGTGCCGCCGATGACGACGGCGAGAATGGCGTCGAGCTCGATGTAGAGACCGGCGTTGTTGGCGTCCGCGGCCGTGATGTCGGATGCGTAAATCAGACCGGCGATCCCGGCGCACAGGCCGGTGAACGCATAAACCATGAAACGGATCAGGCGGACGTTCAGGCCGGCGTAGTGAGAGGCGGTTTCGTTGCCACCGACGGATTCGATGAACAGGCCCAGCGCGGTCATGCGCGTCAGACCGGCCGTGAGCATCGCCATGACGACGACGATCGTCACGGTGAACGGAAGTCCAAACAGGTCGCCCCCGCCGATGAATGTGAAGCCGGCGTGACCGGCGACGCTGATGATCTGTCCGTCGCTCAGAAGCTGCGCGATGCCCCGTCCGGTGACCATCAGAATCAGCGTCGCCACAATCGGTTGAATCCCCGCCGTCGACACGAGCAAGCCGTTCCACGCCCCCGCGAGCGTGCAGACGATCAGCGGCACGGTAATCGCCATCGTCAGACTCGCGCCATGCTGCGCCAGCAGCACCGCCGCCAGCGAACCGGCCATCGCCATCACCGCGCCGACCGAAAGGTCCACACCCCCCGTCGCGATCACCAGCGTCATGCCCATCGACACCAGCAGCACCGGCGCCGCCCGATCGAGCACGTCGACAAGCGAACCGGTGAGGCGGCCGTCGATGATTTCGATGTGAAAGAACGCCGGGTTGACCAGCGCGTTGAACACGAGCAGGACGCCCAGCGCCGCGATCGGCCAGATGAGTTTGCCCATCGACTCACGCATCGGCGCTCTCCGCATGTCGCGCCGCGATGAACTGCATGATCTTCGGCAGGGTGATGTCGCCGCCGGTCAGTTCGCCGACTTTTTTGCGATCGCGGAGCACGATGACCCGATGCGAATCGCGGGCGACTTCCTCGATTTCGCTGGAGATGAAAAGGAGCGCCATGCCGCGCTGACACAGCGAGGCGATCAGCTTCTCGATCTCGGCTTTGGCGCCCACGTCGATGCCCCGCGTCGGTTCATCGAGAATCAGCACGCGCGGATCCATCGCCAACCAGCGCGCCAGAATCACCTTCTGCTGATTGCCCCCCGAAAGCTGGCCGACGGGTTTGTCAGCGTCGGGTGTGGCGATGTTCAGCGCCTTGATGAAACGCTCCGCCAGTGCCTCGGCGTCCCGGCTGCCAATGCGACGCAGCCAGCCGCGCCGCGCCTGAAGCGCCAGCACGATGTTCGCCCGCACGCTCAACTCCGGCACGATGCCTTGTACTTTGCGGTCTTCGGGCGTGAACGCAATGCAGTGACGGATGGCGGCGCGCGGCGTGTGACGATGCATGGGCTTGCCATCGATCGTGATCGACCCTTCCTGCGGCGCGTCGATGCCGAAGATCAACCGCGCGGTCTCGGTGCGGCCCGATCCGAGCAGACCCGCCAGCCCCACGACCTGCCCCGCTCGCATCTGAAGGTCCATCGACGTCACGCTATGACGCCGCCCCAATCCTTTCGCCTCCAGCACCACGGGCGTCTCCGTCGTCGTCGCCGGGGTCGCATGGCGCTGTTCCATCCGCTCAACCGCTTCAAGCTCCCGCCCGATCATCTTCGACACTAGCTGCAGCCGCGGCAGCTTCGCCGCCGCGTACTCGCCGATGAGTTTGCCGTTGCGCAGCACGGTGAGGCGGTCGCTGATGGCGTAGACCTGTTCGAGAAAGTGGCTGATGAAGACGATAGCCAGTCCCTCGCCGCGCAGCCGCCGCATGACCGTAAACAACTCGGCGACCTCGGCGGTGTCCAGCGAAGACGTCGGCTCGTCGAGCACGAGCACGGAGGCGTTCTGATCCAGCGCCCGGGCGATGGCGACCATCTGCTGAATCGCGATCGAGCAGCTTCGCACCGATTGCCGCACGTCGATGCTCACGCCGAGCCGCGCCATCGCTTCTTCGCCCCGCCGACGGACCGCTCGCCAGTCGATCAGCCCCATCCGCCGCGGCTCGCGCCCGATCGAGATGTTCTCCGCCACGCTCAAGTCCGGCACGAGGTTGACTTCCTGATACACCGTCGCGATGCCCAGCCGCTGCGCGTCGAGCGGGCTCGCCGGGTCGATCGGCTGTCCTTTGAAATGGATGCTTCCGCCGTCGCGCCGGTGCACGCCGGTGAGCACTTTGACGAGCGTGCTTTTGCCCGCGCCGTTTTCGCCCATGAGCGTGTGCACTTCGCCGCGGCGCAGCGTCAGGTCGACGCCGTCGAGCGCCCGCACGCCCGGAAACGTCTTGACGATCCCGCGCATCTCGATGAGAGGTGTATCCGCCATTCCGCACATCGCCTCAATACTGGCGTGACCCGATGACATCCTTCGCCGTCGACTGATCGAACACCTTGTCCTCGACGACCGTGTGTTTGGGCAGCGGCTTACCCGCGGCCGCCTGCTCGACGGCGTCGAAGGCCGCCGGACCCAGCAGCGGATTGCACTCGACCGTGCAGTTGAGTTTGCCCGCCACCATCGCCTCGAACGCCGCCTTCACGCCGTCGACCGACACGACGATGATGTCCACGCCCGGCTTCTTGCCCGCTTCCTCGATCGCCTGGATCGCGCCCAGCGCCATGTCGTCGTTGTGTGCGTACACGGCGTTGATCTCGTCGCCGGCGGACTTCAGAAACGCCTCCATCACTTCCTTTCCCTTTGCACGTGTGAATTCGCCGCTCTGGCTTCGGATGATCTTCATGTCCGGATGCGCGGCGATCGCTTCCTCAAAGCCCTTCTTGCGATCGATCGCAGGCGCAGCCCCGACCGTGCCCTGAAGCTCGACGATATTCGCTTTGCCGTCCATCTTCATGGCCAGCCACTCCCCCGCCATCTTGCCTTCGTTCACGAAATCCGAAGCGATCAGCGTCGCGTACAGACTGGCATCGCTCACGCTCACGCCCCTGTCGACGAGGATCACCGGAATGCCGCGCTCCTTGGCCTTGCCCAGCACCGGCTCCCACCCCGTCTCGACCACCGGCGCGAGAATGATCGCATCCACGCCCTGCGCGATGAACGCATTGAGCGCCTTGATCTGATTTTCCTGCTTCTGCTGCGCGTCGGAGAACTTGAGTTCGACACCGCGCTTCTGGGCTTCGCCCTGAATCGATTGCGTTTCGGCGGTGCGCCAGTTCGACTCGGCGCCGATCTGCGAGAAGCCCACGACGAGTTTCTTCGCCGCACTCATTCCCCCGCCGCTTCCAGTTGAGGAAGCCGGTTCCTTGTTACAACCGGCGAGCAGAGACAGGGCCACGGTCAAGGCGAGCATGCGGGTTCGGAAGTTCATGAGGTTTGCTCCTGTGCGGGAAGCCGGGGGCGGCGCACCATGTGCGCGCCCCGGGCGGGGTGAGTCAGAAAGAGCGTCGGCTCGATACCGGTATGGTCGAGGTAGGCGCGGTGCATTTGATCGATGATGCGAGAAGCATGATCGGCGGCGATCAGCGAGACGGTGCACCCGCCGAATCCCCCGCCGGTCATGCGGCTGCCGAACACGCCGCCGTCGATCCCGATCGAATGAGCGAGATCGACCATCAGATCGAGTTCATCGCAACTGATCTCAAAGTCATCACGCATCGACAGGTGCGACGCATCCATGAGCCGGCCCATAGCTCGCCAGTCGCCGCGGCGCAGCGCCGCCGCCGCGTCCTGCGTCCGCGCGGTTTCGGTGATGATGTGCCGTGCCCGGCGATAGGTGACATCGTCCATCGCCGACGTCGCCGCATTGAGCATCGCCATGTCCGCATCGCGCAGCGACACGATGTGCAGCGCCTCCGCCGCCGCGCGGCATTGCCGCCGCCGCGTCGGATATTCGCTTTCCGTCAGCGCGTGCTTCACATTCGTATTGGCCACCAGCACCGAAACGCCCGGATCGAGCATCGGCACGTGCTCCACCTCGCCGCTGCGGCAATCGAGCAGCAGCGCATGCCCCGCACGCGCCCGCACGCTGACGGTCTGGTCCATGATGCCGCACGGCATGCCGGCGTATTCATGCTCGGCCCGCTGGCAAAGTTTCGCCTTGTCCATCGCATCAAGCGAGGCGCCGCCGAGCGCTTCGACGAGCGTCGCCGTTGCTACTTCCAGGGCCGCGCTCGACGAGAGCCCGCCGCCGAGCGGGACATCCGTTTCGATCCACACATCGGCCGCACCCCCGACGATGCGCCGCTGCGCCATCAGGGCCCACGGTCCGATCGCGTAACGTGACCAGGCCGGCTGGCCCTCATGGTCAAAGGTCTTCACATCGACCGCCGCCTCGCTCTCGCCCAAGGCGCTCGCGAAGCGGACCTGCCCGTGCGTCGTCCGGTCTGCCGCGAGCACGGTGTAGCGATCGATCGCCATCGGCAGCACAAAGCCGTCGTTGTAGTCGGTGTGCTCGCCGATGAGATTGACGCGCCCCGGCGCCGCCGCGATGTACGTCGCCGCACGGCCGAAGCGATGCATGAACCCCGCCTCCGCGCGCGCGATCAGCGCCGCGAGTCGCGCATCATGGGTCACGGATTTTCCCGCTTCGTCGTGCATTAGGTCAGCGGCCGCCTTGCGGAACGAGGCGAATGAGCCCGGCGTCGACGTACTGCCCGCCGCCGGTCTGATGACAATGAATGGCGATGACGTTGCGGCCCTCGCGCAGCGCCGCCGTCGCCGCCGCGCTGAGGGGCATCGTCACGTAGTTGGTGACAAAACCCTTGACCGTCGTCGCCGGAACGCCGTTGATGAACACTTCCGCGTCTTCATCGTGATAGATCGAAAGCATCAGTTCGCCCGCCCCGGCGTCGAGTTCGACGGTGCGGCGGATCCAGATGTCGGGCGTGTCCCAGCGCGTGCGGACGGTGGTGTTGGGCGTCTCGGGCGTGCCGAACCCGCCGGGCGCTTCGTGCCAGTTGGATGCGTCAAAGTCCGGCTTCATCCAATCGTCCGCCGGCGCAGTCGTCGTGTAGCGCCACTGCTGCGGCGCTTCAGCGCTGGTGGGCACGATCGTCTTTTCCATCGGCGGCGGCATGTATAGCTCGGCATTCCATTTCGCCAGCTTTTCCACGCCGATCTTGCAGATTTCGCGATCGTAAGTCAGCAGCCCGTTGACTTCGCCCTCGACGTCCGTCGTCTGCGTGTACACCGCGGCGGCGAGGCCCTTGCCGATCAGACGGTGCAGATTGATCATGAGCTGCCGATAGTGATCGCCCAGTTCGTCCGAGTCCTTGTACGTCCGGTAGCCCCAGTTGCGATCCGGCTGCCACAGGTGATCCTTCACCGGAAGCCCCAGCCCGCCGAACTCGCCCAGCACGCTGATCCGCTCGTCCATCACCGCGAACATCCCCGGCCCCGGATAATTGTGCATGTCCTTCATCGACCCCGCCCCCAGATCCTCCCATCCGCTGGGCCCGTCGACGAGGCGCGATGGATCGCGCCGCATCGTCCACTCAATCACCTCGTTCGTCTGATGCTGGCCCCATCCTTCATTGAAAGGGACCCACACCACGATGCTCGGATGATTGTGCAGCGCGGCCATGATCGCTTCCCATTCGCTCATGTACGTCGCGTGCTCCTCCGGCGTGAAGCTCACATCCTTGTGCGAACCGCTGCCCGCCTGCATGCGCTTGCCGCGCTGCATGATCGACGGCATGTCCTGCCACACGAGCAGCCCCAGCTTGTCCGCCCAGTAGTACCACCGCGCCGGCTCGACCTTCACATGCTTGCGACACATGTTAAAGCCCATCTGCCGCGTCACCTCGATGTCAGAACGCAGCGCCGCGTCCGTCGGAGCCGTGTACAGACCATCAGGCCACCACCCCTGATCCAGCGGGCCGTACTCGAACACCGGCTTGCCGTTGAGGAACATGCGGTTGAAGCCCGCTTCGTCCTTCTTCATCTCGATCGAGCGCATGCCGAAGTAGCTTTCGACCGTGTCCGTCTTCCCGTCGGGGCCTTTCCATGTGATCTTCACCGGGTACAGATACGGATCTTCCGGCGACCATGTCCGCGGGTTTTCGAGACGGATGATCACGCGTGTCGGATCGGTGGTGGTCTCGACTTTGACGCCTGAAATACCGGGCAATTCGACGCGATCGATCATCGCCGTCTGGCCGGCGGCGCTCGCACCGATTTCGATCTCCGCGGTCTTGGCGGCGAGGTGCGGCGTGATCTTGAGTGACTGGATGTAGCTGGCCGGGACCGGCCCGAGCCAGACCGTCTGCCAGATGCCCGTGACCGGCGTGTACCAGATGCCTTCGGGCCGCTCGACCTGCTTGCCGCGCGGCTGCGCCCCCGCATCGCTCGGGTCCCACACGCGCACCGTCAGCGTCTGCGCCCCATCGCCCTTGATCGCATCGGTGATGTCGCACGTGAACGGGTCATACCCGCCGCGGTGCTCGCCGACTTGCGTGCCGTTGACCCACACCGTCGCCTGCCAGTCGACCGCGCCGAAGTGCAGAAGCAGCCGTCCGCCCGCCGTGGTCGCCGGCCGTTCGAACGTGCGCTGATACCACAGCGCCTTGCCCGGCCCGACGCGTTTGCCTACGCCGCTCAGCGCCGACTCGATCGCGAAGGGCACGAGAATCCGCCCGTCCCACGACGCGGGCGCCGCCTCCGCCGCCGCTTCGACAATGGCGTAGTCCCACAGCCCGTTCAGATTCGTCCACGCCTCGCGCACCATCTGCGGCCGCGGATACTCGACGAGCGCGTTGTCCGGCGAAACTTCCTTCGCCCATCGTGTCATGATCGTCGCCTTGGCCGGCGACCACGCCTCCGGGGCCGGGCCCGCACCCCGCGCGATCGCCGTCGCCGTCATCGACATCGCCACAGCCGCAAGCATCCGCCGCATTCGCATCATGTGCTCCAGAACAGGGGGCCTCATCTGAATATCGAGACATGCTACGACCACGACACAACGGCCGCATTGAGATCGCCGTCATATATTTTGAGATCCTTTGCCACGTCTGATTCGATCGTTCTGCACTTATGAACGGGCAATTCACTCATTTCAGCCGGATGACGACATACGGCATAGTATTTCCTTGTATGCCGCATATCCGACAGGTCGCGCTGATTGTGGAAACGTCGAGCATCTACGGCCGGCGGCTGCTGGAGGGCGTCAACCGATATGTGCAGACGCATCGGCCCTGGTCAATCTTTTTAGATCAGAGCGATCTGTTCGCACGCCCGCCGGCTTGGCTGGCGACCTGGCGCGGCGACGGGATCATCTGTCGCACCCGCCGATCGCTGCTGGCGATCGATCCCCGGCGTCAACCGATCGTGGACCTGAGCGACATCGAGGAGCCGCGCCCGGGCGTGCCACGCATCGAATCCGATCATGCCGCCATCGGCCGCCTCGCCGCCGATCATCTGCTCAACCGCGGATTTCGCCGCTTCGCATTCTGCGGGTTCTCCGATCACCGATGGTCGGAGCTGCGCCATGACGGATTCAAGAACCGGATCGCCGCGACCGGTCATGACGTACACAGCTACCGATCGACATGGAGCGGGCGGCGGGACCGGTCGTGGGTCGTCGAGCAGCGGCGCATCGAGCGCTGGCTTCGCCGACTCAAGAAGCCGGTCGGCATCATGGCGGCCAACGATCTGCGCGGCCAGCATGTGCTCGACGCCGCAGCGCGGGCGAATCTGGCGATCCCCGAAACGGTGGCGGTCATCGGGTGCGACAATGACGAGCTGCTTTGCAGTCTGGGTCGCCCGCCGCTGTCGAGCGTCGTGCCGCATGCGGCGCGCGTCGGGTACGAGGCGGCGGGCGTGCTGGACCGGCTCATGGACGGTCGGCACGTCAAGGCGTCGTCCCTGCTGATCGAGCCGCTCGATGTCGTGACGCGGCAGTCGTCGGATGTGCTGGCAATCGAGGATGCGCTGGTGGCCGAGTCGCTGCGGATCATCCGCGAGCGGGCAAGTTTCGGTTTGAGCGTGGAGGAACTGCTCGAAGAGCTGGCGGTGTCGCGCACGACGCTGGAGCGGCGCTTCCGCGAGCAGCTCGGCCGATCGCCTCATGCCGAGATTCGCCGGGCGCAGCTCAAGCGCGTCAAGGAACTGCTCGCCGGGACCGAACTGCCGCTGGACCGCATCGCCCGGCTGACCGGCTTCGCGCACCCCGAATACCTGAGCGTCCTGTTCAAGCGGACCGAGCGCATCACGCCCGGCCGATATCGACGCCAATCGCAGATGCGCTAACCCGTCGGTTATACTGTTGTACTGGTTCGGCAATCTCCATGGAGCGTTCACATGCCCGTCACTCCCTCGCGTCTGTTGCTCGGTCCCGGCCCCAGCCCCGTTCCGCCCAGCGTGCTCGCCGCGCTCGCGCAGCCGACGATCGGACACATGGACCCGGCGTTCATGAAGATCATGGACGAAACGCGCCAGATGCTCATGAAGGTCTTCGACACGACCAACGAGCTGACCCTCGCCGTCTCCGGCACCGGCAGCGCGGGGGCCGAGGCGCTGATGGTCAACCTGCTCGAGCCCGGCGACACCGCGCTGATCTGCGTCAACGGCGTCTTCGGCGGTCGCCTCGCCGACAAGGCCGGCCGATGCGGCGCGAACGTCGTCAAGATCGAAGCCCCCTGGGGCACCGTCTTCGATCAGGAGGCGCTCATCGAAAAGATCAAGGAGGTCAAGCCCAACCTCTTCGCCATCGTGCATGCCGAAACGTCCACCGGGGCGCATCAGCCGCTCGATCGGCTGGGCAAAGCGGTGCATGACGTCGGCGGGCTGTTCGTCATCGACTGCGTGACGAGTCTGGGCGGTGCGCCGGTGAAGATCGACGAATGGGGCGTTGATGCGGCTTACTCGGGGACGCAGAAGTGCCTGTCCTGCCCGCCGGGGCTCAGCCCGGTGACCTTCTCGCCGCGCGCGATCGAGCGGATCAAGGCGCGGAAGAAGAAGGTTCAGTCGTGGTATTTGGACATGACGTTCCTCATGAACTACTGGACCGGCAACCGGGCGTATCATCACACCGCGCCGGTGAACATGAACGTCGCGCTGCATGAGGCCCTGCGCCTCGTGCTCGAAGAAGGGCTCGAGAAGCGATTCGAGCGCCATCGCCAGACGCACGCTTATCTCGCCGAGCAGATCAAGCCGCTCGGCCTGCCGTTCACGAATCAGAAGGGCCATCGTCTGCCGATGCTCAACCCCGTCGCCATCCCGGCGGGCGTCGACGACAAGCAGGTCCGCGCGCGTCTGCTCAATGAGATGAACATCGAAATCGGCGCGGGCCTCGGCGATCTGGCGGGCAAAGCATGGCGCATCGGCCTGATGGGCCACGGCTCGACGAAACAGAACGTCGACACCGTCGTCGGAGCCCTCAAGAAAGTCCTCGCCGACATCCCCGCCAAAACCTAATCGTTTAGCGAGGCCGCTTCTTGTCGTGAGCCCGTCGAACGAGCGGCCTGTTTTTCTGCTCACGCAAACAAATCGACAAACGCGAACTTTTCCCCATCGAAAAGCCCTTTGTCACTCAGTTTGAGCGTGGGAATGACCAACAGCGACATGAAGCTGAGCGTCATGAACGGCGAGCGCAGCGTCGAACCCAGCGACCGCGCCGCGGTCTCGAGTAGATCATACTGTTTCGCCACTTGGCCGCACGATTGCGTGGACATCAATCCCGCCACCGGCAGCGCCAACGCATGCGTCTGATCGCCATCGACGACGGCCAGGCCGCCGCGCCGTTCGATGACCGCATTGACCGCCCGACGGAGCGATGCATCGTCCGCGCCGACGGCGATGATATTGTGGGAGTCATGTGCGACCGAGCCGGCGATCGCGCCGCGCTTGAGGCCGAACCCCTGCACGAACGCCGCCGCCGGTCGGGCCG
The window above is part of the Planctomycetota bacterium genome. Proteins encoded here:
- a CDS encoding beta-galactosidase, with the translated sequence MRRMLAAVAMSMTATAIARGAGPAPEAWSPAKATIMTRWAKEVSPDNALVEYPRPQMVREAWTNLNGLWDYAIVEAAAEAAPASWDGRILVPFAIESALSGVGKRVGPGKALWYQRTFERPATTAGGRLLLHFGAVDWQATVWVNGTQVGEHRGGYDPFTCDITDAIKGDGAQTLTVRVWDPSDAGAQPRGKQVERPEGIWYTPVTGIWQTVWLGPVPASYIQSLKITPHLAAKTAEIEIGASAAGQTAMIDRVELPGISGVKVETTTDPTRVIIRLENPRTWSPEDPYLYPVKITWKGPDGKTDTVESYFGMRSIEMKKDEAGFNRMFLNGKPVFEYGPLDQGWWPDGLYTAPTDAALRSDIEVTRQMGFNMCRKHVKVEPARWYYWADKLGLLVWQDMPSIMQRGKRMQAGSGSHKDVSFTPEEHATYMSEWEAIMAALHNHPSIVVWVPFNEGWGQHQTNEVIEWTMRRDPSRLVDGPSGWEDLGAGSMKDMHNYPGPGMFAVMDERISVLGEFGGLGLPVKDHLWQPDRNWGYRTYKDSDELGDHYRQLMINLHRLIGKGLAAAVYTQTTDVEGEVNGLLTYDREICKIGVEKLAKWNAELYMPPPMEKTIVPTSAEAPQQWRYTTTAPADDWMKPDFDASNWHEAPGGFGTPETPNTTVRTRWDTPDIWIRRTVELDAGAGELMLSIYHDEDAEVFINGVPATTVKGFVTNYVTMPLSAAATAALREGRNVIAIHCHQTGGGQYVDAGLIRLVPQGGR
- a CDS encoding helix-turn-helix domain-containing protein, which gives rise to MPHIRQVALIVETSSIYGRRLLEGVNRYVQTHRPWSIFLDQSDLFARPPAWLATWRGDGIICRTRRSLLAIDPRRQPIVDLSDIEEPRPGVPRIESDHAAIGRLAADHLLNRGFRRFAFCGFSDHRWSELRHDGFKNRIAATGHDVHSYRSTWSGRRDRSWVVEQRRIERWLRRLKKPVGIMAANDLRGQHVLDAAARANLAIPETVAVIGCDNDELLCSLGRPPLSSVVPHAARVGYEAAGVLDRLMDGRHVKASSLLIEPLDVVTRQSSDVLAIEDALVAESLRIIRERASFGLSVEELLEELAVSRTTLERRFREQLGRSPHAEIRRAQLKRVKELLAGTELPLDRIARLTGFAHPEYLSVLFKRTERITPGRYRRQSQMR
- a CDS encoding aminotransferase class V-fold PLP-dependent enzyme → MPVTPSRLLLGPGPSPVPPSVLAALAQPTIGHMDPAFMKIMDETRQMLMKVFDTTNELTLAVSGTGSAGAEALMVNLLEPGDTALICVNGVFGGRLADKAGRCGANVVKIEAPWGTVFDQEALIEKIKEVKPNLFAIVHAETSTGAHQPLDRLGKAVHDVGGLFVIDCVTSLGGAPVKIDEWGVDAAYSGTQKCLSCPPGLSPVTFSPRAIERIKARKKKVQSWYLDMTFLMNYWTGNRAYHHTAPVNMNVALHEALRLVLEEGLEKRFERHRQTHAYLAEQIKPLGLPFTNQKGHRLPMLNPVAIPAGVDDKQVRARLLNEMNIEIGAGLGDLAGKAWRIGLMGHGSTKQNVDTVVGALKKVLADIPAKT